The Theobroma cacao cultivar B97-61/B2 chromosome 1, Criollo_cocoa_genome_V2, whole genome shotgun sequence genome contains the following window.
GATAAAGGGGTTTGTCTTCAAAGACTGAACTGATTTTTCTGAAAACTGAGCCCTTTCACTCGGATGAAACAAAAACTTGTCTATGGAAAGTGATGTTTAACATAACAGAATTTGAATCTATCAATTCAACCAAActgctccataattatcattttcagAGCTTTCTTGCATAGCCACCCTGCCCTTTAATTTGGTTTGGCTTGAATCTTCATTGCACGTAACAGATGGAACGCTTTTCTTTGTGACCTCATTGGAACCCAGCTGCTTACTCAAAATTGGAACCAGAAAAGTATCAAGTTCAACTATTTTAATAACACAAAAACAAACTGGTTCACTTCGTGTTTTACAAATTGGGACcacattttctttctattaattaaataataggGTTCGTTtctaaacatttaattttttatttacccGACCAAATTATCCATAGAAATTTCatcattaatttaaaaatcttactatGAACATCTCACCAACCAAATATTCTGTCGATAATTTAGTTTAACATTGTGTTATCCTATATTTTCTTCAGCACCCTTATTCGTTCtgatattttaaaagttcCTCTACTTTAAGCTTCTGTAACTTGAAAAGCTAGAGAACATACATCAAACACTTGCTTCCAAACTTTCTTCATAATTCACTTGCAATTGCTTTGTAATTGAAACATTAGCCAACACTCAGACACATAAAAGTTTCTACAATAGAAGTAGGTACAAATTCCAATATTCTATTCATTTATGGAACCTTAATCTTCTCTCATCTTTTCGAAAAGACCAAAGAAGGGATTTGTGATTGCAGATCCTAACAGAGAACCAGCTGAGTTAAGCACTTCTATATCGACCTTGTCGCGAGGAAAAATCAAGAAGTCGCTCCCTTCACTTCTCTCAAACCCACAAAGCTCAAGAAACTCAATCCCTCCTTTCAGGCTCCCAACCCTCTCCTGTTAGAAGAAAAGTGagacataaaaaattaaaacagtGACACACATATAAAGATGGTCTCTGCACACTTCAATCAGATAACAGGACCAATAAACAAAGGTACCTTACCTGGAAGTGTGGGTTACCAAGTCGAATCTTCCTGAACTTTTCCTCATCAGGCATCCTTGCAACATTTCGGACATAAATCAATAGGGTTTGGAATGCCCTTTTAACTCTGGCATGATCATCCTAGGATAAAAGTAACCAGAGAATCATTTTGCTTGAAGTAAAATATATTAGACAGAGTACATAAAATGGACAATGTAGTTTAAGCCTGCAAAGTGTAAAAATGGAAATAGGAAATTCCCGCAATTCTGTTAGAGGCTCTGGGGGTGAAAAAATAGAGCAGAAAATATGTACACTTGCAATGAGAATGCTGCTCAACTTGTTTGGGCTCCTAAAGGATACTCTAAACATTTTCAAGATAAAGTTCTGTGAGTTAAAATGACTTTGAAATTGCCTCCAAACCTAGCAACCTCGCTTGTTGAATAGATGTGGATAAAGACAGCCACCCCATTGGAGGCTTTCTTGGAATTCTGCTTGTGATTATTGTTGTCCAGAAGGATTATCAATAGTTTAATACATTCAATGACATAATCTCGCTTCCAGAATTACATTTTGTTGCAAGTCATGCACAAGGAGGCAATTCTAACATATATAAACTTTTGTTTGATTCTGCGAAAACAATGGGTTAAGAAATCGCCTACCTTGTAAGTGTGCTTCAGAGACCGTAGACATTCTCTCATGGGCTCATCCTTTTGAACGGACTTAACAGGCAAAGAACTCTGCAACTTAAACAGGATCAAGTCAATACGATCTGATAAAAATCTCCATATAAGATAAAGTGTCCCCTGTACCTAGAGATACTGTTTGACAgatatttttacctttttttcttgtataaTAGGTCCAGATGGTTTCACAGCTCGGCTTTCAAGTGGCAATCCATGTGCTCGCTTTCTTTCTAACTGTGAAGTTATATAAACCGTTTGAATTACATGCAGGCTCAAGATCATAATGAGACTAAAAATAACCTAGTAGGAATTCCGCGCCCGCCCACCCTTTAGTGGCCAGAACATAGTAAGAACTAGAAATGACCTTATCCACTTCTAATTTCTGAAGCACTTTCTCCCTTGCCCTTCTCTCTTCCTCCTTCTCCGCTTTTCGCAAGGCTAAAAGGCTGATAAATTATGCATTCAGAAGTTGATAGGAATGATGTCATAGCTTTAAGAAATTAGAGGAGATATAAGGTTTAATATTTCTGCATAGAAGAAGCATATATATGGAGTATTAAAACAAACCGTTGTTGTTCATTTTCCTCTGCAATTCTCTTTGCTTGAAGGAATGCTTTACCTGCACGAATCCTTTCCTGCAAAAGGCGTAGCAGGTAGGTTAGACTAACCAAAATGCCTAGTTACACACAATGGTAAGATCAACAAAATGAATGATTACACGATACCTTCTTCcgttctctttcacttttcttttcttcttcttctttccttatGCGAACTCGATCCCTAAGAGTGAGCAGCTTAATGAGCATGAAAAGGAACAGATTGAAAAGGGTAGTATGAGTCTTAACAGAGTCAAAATGGGGAAAGAACaaagcatcaaacataagAGGTCAGTTATAGATATTTAGGGAAGACAATCAAATAGAAAGAGTTTAACTGTCTTGAAAAGGGTGTAAAAGCTTTCATCACAAAGGGATAATCGAAATCAAACCTTAGTTCctgttctttaatttttattgctTCTGTGATATCAGATGGCTGAGGCGACTCAATATCCAAGTTTATTGCTACCTGGATTTAATtgacaaaagagaaaaaaaaatccttgtGACAAAGGATACAAAAACAAAGGTGGAGATTTTGATCAATGCGACAAAGCCACACCAAGGGCATCTGATCAATGTCTGCATCATTCTCGTGATCAATGAGCCAATTTACAGCAGCGTCAAGGCTAGTATTACCTGCGCTACGCGGAAATATTGATGTTAACAGAATATACACAACTGTTCGAAATAGGTCTACATCAGACAAATATCATCCTTTAccttgaaaataaattatatggGAAAGTAAAAGTACATTActtttttgaaacaaatacTGTAAATGCATCACATAATGCATACGAAAGCTCACCTGAATGATGAAGTGCTCGAACTGCTCGGGCGCGAGGGAATCCGACTGCTTCAAGTTCTCCAAgcaatttcatttttacttcCATAACAGGAACTTCTgttgtataaaataaaagagtagCAAATTATAAAttccaaaaaataaatgatcTAACTCTAAGAGTTAGTTAGCATGCATGAGTTTTGACATACCTCGCTGGGTCTGCATCGAAGACAGAATCCAGGAAAGGCTAGCTAGGAATGTGATATGGgaagatgaaaagaaatgaGGTCTAAATAACCAAGGGATTCTCCAGGGAACCTGAAAGAAAACCCAACAACTTAAGCATTGAAAATGTAGGAGATT
Protein-coding sequences here:
- the LOC18612756 gene encoding UBX domain-containing protein 1; translation: MQTQREVPVMEVKMKLLGELEAVGFPRARAVRALHHSGNTSLDAAVNWLIDHENDADIDQMPLVAINLDIESPQPSDITEAIKIKEQELRDRVRIRKEEEEKKSERERKKERIRAGKAFLQAKRIAEENEQQRLLALRKAEKEEERRAREKVLQKLEVDKLERKRAHGLPLESRAVKPSGPIIQEKKSSLPVKSVQKDEPMRECLRSLKHTYKDDHARVKRAFQTLLIYVRNVARMPDEEKFRKIRLGNPHFQERVGSLKGGIEFLELCGFERSEGSDFLIFPRDKVDIEVLNSAGSLLGSAITNPFFGLFEKMRED